One Deinococcus carri DNA window includes the following coding sequences:
- a CDS encoding four-helix bundle copper-binding protein: MPQNTLQMLQTHPNPAGVFDLNALAECIDACFECEQTCTSCADACLGEGDHLMHLVHCIRLNLDCADVCGTTGRVLSRLTQPDQNVLRAQLQACVAACKACGDECQHHAQDMNMQHCAVCAEACRRCEQACQNLLGSVAA, translated from the coding sequence ATGCCGCAGAACACCTTACAGATGCTGCAAACCCATCCCAATCCTGCCGGCGTGTTCGACCTGAACGCCCTGGCCGAGTGCATCGACGCCTGCTTCGAGTGTGAGCAAACCTGTACCTCCTGCGCCGACGCCTGCCTGGGTGAAGGCGACCACCTGATGCACCTCGTCCACTGCATCCGCCTCAACCTCGACTGCGCCGATGTCTGCGGGACGACTGGACGGGTGCTGTCGCGGCTGACCCAACCCGACCAGAACGTGCTGCGTGCCCAGCTCCAGGCGTGCGTGGCGGCCTGCAAAGCCTGTGGGGACGAGTGCCAGCATCACGCGCAGGACATGAACATGCAGCACTGTGCGGTGTGCGCCGAAGCCTGCCGCCGCTGTGAACAAGCCTGCCAGAACCTGCTGGGGAGCGTGGCCGCATGA
- a CDS encoding DUF305 domain-containing protein, with translation MKKVLLTLTLMVLPVSTAQAGGSGPMPMSMSPMSMQMDMHAKMQPVMNQLRGLSGTAFDRAFYSTMIPHHQSAIDMSRAALPRLRDPLVRAWAQSIIDSQQREIMEMQNELQHLGGPNVALMNLMRQTMSGMTPMMMQMMAQTQNDDRIFLEMMIPHHASANEMSNLALERSNDEQVLSMAQNIIMAQADEIHDFKDWLRTHQ, from the coding sequence ATGAAGAAGGTCCTGTTGACCCTGACCCTGATGGTCCTGCCGGTGAGCACCGCGCAGGCGGGCGGCAGCGGACCCATGCCGATGAGCATGTCTCCCATGTCCATGCAGATGGACATGCACGCCAAGATGCAGCCGGTGATGAATCAACTCCGGGGCCTCTCCGGCACGGCCTTTGACCGGGCTTTCTATTCCACCATGATCCCGCACCACCAGAGCGCCATTGACATGAGCCGGGCGGCCCTGCCCCGGCTGCGTGACCCTCTGGTGAGGGCCTGGGCGCAGAGCATCATCGACAGCCAGCAGCGAGAGATCATGGAGATGCAAAACGAACTCCAACACCTCGGTGGGCCGAATGTCGCCTTGATGAACCTGATGCGGCAGACCATGTCCGGCATGACCCCGATGATGATGCAGATGATGGCCCAGACGCAGAACGACGATCGGATCTTTCTGGAGATGATGATTCCCCATCATGCGAGCGCCAACGAGATGTCGAATCTCGCCCTTGAGCGGTCGAACGACGAGCAGGTGCTGAGTATGGCGCAGAACATCATCATGGCCCAGGCCGACGAGATCCACGACTTCAAGGACTGGTTGCGCACCCACCAGTAA
- a CDS encoding RES family NAD+ phosphorylase gives MSAPVWTPPEVLDTFRTVPLLALRKYSRDPLNTAGSLITGGRYNAPEGLPGAHAMLYLAENLAVAHAEARAITVVTGAQGLQIGPGPNPLPRLDITVKLRPGAVLDLMDAQVLAHLELQGEDLSQEWLPLNVEGKLATTQILARAVLDTARYDAIRSPSARYPGGRNYAVFPQRVAPENRAVYDPERELDVFPEPQSR, from the coding sequence TTGAGCGCCCCCGTCTGGACACCCCCCGAGGTGCTCGACACTTTCCGGACAGTGCCGCTCCTGGCACTGCGCAAGTACAGCCGTGACCCGCTGAATACCGCAGGTTCCCTGATCACGGGCGGCCGGTACAACGCCCCCGAGGGCCTCCCGGGCGCGCACGCGATGCTGTACCTGGCGGAGAACCTGGCGGTTGCCCATGCCGAAGCGCGGGCCATCACAGTCGTCACGGGCGCGCAGGGCCTTCAAATTGGGCCGGGACCCAACCCGCTCCCCCGGCTGGACATCACCGTCAAGCTCCGGCCCGGTGCGGTGCTTGACCTGATGGACGCCCAGGTCCTGGCCCACCTGGAACTGCAAGGCGAGGATCTCTCGCAGGAATGGCTGCCGCTGAACGTCGAGGGGAAGCTGGCCACCACGCAGATCCTGGCACGGGCCGTTCTCGACACGGCGCGCTACGACGCCATCCGCTCCCCCAGTGCCCGGTATCCGGGTGGCCGCAACTACGCGGTGTTCCCACAGCGCGTCGCCCCGGAGAACCGGGCCGTCTACGACCCGGAGCGTGAGCTGGACGTCTTCCCGGAACCTCAGTCACGCTGA
- a CDS encoding MbcA/ParS/Xre antitoxin family protein: MRPSPAEHLLIDARNPKNGKLDAQRVAAAFGMTLRELAQTLNRDASGLSKHPTSDSLQAPLHDLETIGLQLRDVFGELSVGRMWLRAPNPVLGGRAPITYLLEQQPIAVRRLLLLAETGMPT, from the coding sequence ATGAGGCCCAGCCCGGCGGAACACCTGCTGATCGACGCGCGGAATCCCAAGAACGGGAAACTGGACGCCCAGCGCGTGGCGGCGGCCTTTGGCATGACCCTGCGTGAACTGGCGCAGACCCTGAACCGCGACGCCAGCGGCCTGAGCAAGCATCCCACCAGTGATTCTCTGCAGGCACCGCTGCACGACCTCGAAACCATCGGCTTGCAGCTGCGGGACGTCTTCGGGGAACTGAGTGTAGGCCGCATGTGGCTGCGCGCCCCGAACCCCGTCCTGGGTGGCCGCGCCCCGATCACGTACCTGTTGGAGCAGCAGCCCATCGCGGTTCGGCGGCTGCTGCTGCTCGCGGAGACGGGCATGCCCACCTGA
- a CDS encoding mismatch-specific DNA-glycosylase translates to MTQGPRSGPALYDLVAEGVRVLFVGFNPSPRSVQQGHHYAGRGNQFWRLLAASGLTPRLLPPEEDHLLPCWGLGSTNLVARPTVGAAELSRSELRAGVPHLRRLVASYRIPLVAYTGKGVYLAATGKPQAPWGVQDGSLTGGAIDFVLPSPSGLARLPFAEKLRYYRALAERIQRPTE, encoded by the coding sequence GTGACTCAGGGACCGCGGAGTGGACCTGCCCTCTACGATCTCGTGGCCGAAGGCGTGCGGGTGCTGTTCGTGGGCTTCAATCCCAGTCCGCGCTCGGTGCAGCAGGGGCACCACTACGCGGGGCGCGGGAACCAGTTCTGGCGGCTGCTGGCCGCATCGGGCCTCACGCCCCGGCTGCTGCCGCCTGAAGAAGATCACCTGCTGCCCTGCTGGGGCCTGGGGTCCACCAATCTGGTGGCACGTCCCACCGTCGGCGCCGCTGAACTGAGCCGTTCGGAACTCCGCGCGGGCGTCCCGCACCTGCGCCGGCTCGTGGCGAGCTACCGGATTCCCCTCGTCGCCTACACCGGGAAGGGGGTGTATCTCGCCGCGACCGGGAAACCGCAGGCGCCGTGGGGGGTTCAGGACGGCTCCCTGACGGGGGGCGCCATCGACTTCGTATTGCCGTCACCGAGTGGCCTGGCACGCCTGCCTTTCGCAGAGAAGCTCAGGTATTACCGCGCCCTGGCCGAACGGATCCAGCGGCCAACAGAGTGA
- a CDS encoding cell wall-binding repeat-containing protein, translating into MKPIWTFLGGLAAALLVFSWAWFLATWAREEGRLVPLSRTTETAAGRDLLRLTGTTARLSGADIYATPTTYSQAVYAATQDEDKPGAVVLVRDDDPLAAITATRLQHMPVNAPMLFVTANGLPQETRAELQRLDPQGVALDNNMQVYLVGNIGENVAQQVRDLGFETRRIFAADMVNLAEVLDEFIAVMESNHADLVLVGATQAPAFALPAANWNAHAGDGFAWVTPDGVPPATQDMLKRRAPNEPYIYVFAPPEVVSQGVMDDLSQYGHVQRIPGATPQEMSARWAGYKDSGRKLGWWFGQENRSLGWGIAEAGHNVIVANPADWREVVTSGVLSHMGKHAPLILTNPDGTLPDSVRGYLDVIRPTRVHPSSQVYNFAWIAGRGVPVATQRTVTELLSVKDASSRTPETIGMR; encoded by the coding sequence GTGAAGCCGATCTGGACGTTTCTGGGCGGCCTCGCCGCCGCCCTGCTGGTGTTTTCCTGGGCCTGGTTCCTGGCCACCTGGGCGCGCGAGGAAGGCCGCCTGGTGCCGCTGAGCCGCACCACAGAAACCGCTGCGGGCCGGGATTTGCTGCGCCTGACCGGCACCACCGCCCGCCTCTCCGGTGCGGACATATATGCGACGCCCACCACCTACTCCCAGGCTGTCTACGCGGCCACCCAGGACGAGGACAAGCCGGGCGCAGTGGTTCTCGTGCGTGACGATGACCCTCTCGCAGCGATCACCGCCACACGGCTGCAACATATGCCGGTCAATGCCCCGATGCTGTTCGTGACGGCGAATGGCCTGCCCCAGGAGACGCGCGCGGAACTCCAGCGCCTTGATCCGCAGGGGGTGGCGCTGGACAACAACATGCAGGTGTACCTGGTGGGCAACATCGGGGAGAACGTCGCGCAACAGGTCCGCGACCTGGGCTTCGAGACACGGCGTATCTTCGCGGCGGACATGGTGAACCTCGCGGAGGTGCTCGACGAGTTCATCGCGGTGATGGAATCCAACCACGCGGATCTGGTGCTGGTGGGGGCCACACAGGCCCCGGCGTTTGCCCTACCCGCCGCGAATTGGAACGCACATGCTGGGGACGGCTTTGCCTGGGTAACGCCCGATGGCGTGCCGCCCGCCACTCAGGACATGCTGAAGCGCCGCGCTCCGAACGAACCGTACATCTACGTCTTCGCGCCGCCAGAGGTGGTGAGCCAGGGCGTGATGGACGACCTCTCACAGTACGGGCACGTCCAGCGCATTCCCGGCGCGACGCCCCAGGAGATGAGTGCCCGTTGGGCGGGGTACAAGGACAGCGGGCGCAAGCTCGGCTGGTGGTTCGGGCAGGAAAACCGCTCCCTGGGGTGGGGTATCGCCGAAGCGGGGCACAACGTGATCGTCGCGAACCCCGCGGACTGGCGGGAGGTCGTGACGAGCGGCGTGCTGTCGCATATGGGCAAACACGCGCCTCTGATCCTCACCAACCCCGATGGCACCCTCCCGGACAGCGTGCGGGGGTACCTGGATGTGATCCGGCCGACCCGCGTGCACCCCAGCAGTCAGGTGTACAACTTCGCCTGGATCGCCGGTCGGGGAGTTCCGGTGGCAACGCAACGGACCGTGACGGAACTGCTTTCGGTTAAGGACGCCAGCTCGCGCACCCCGGAAACCATCGGCATGCGGTGA
- a CDS encoding DUF4396 domain-containing protein, with product MSLNAPSGTMKMTPPTQMTPLRWVAWLTILTVTGVLLAALSYIWVLAAFYGPGSDQASRIGYSLKNAQRIVGDTPAAAARSVAAMVGGATLAAPADPLAAAALAPLASARGQTLVYGGGTGSADALAAQTLAALPGSRFVVLASLREPAYALPAAYAATHFRVPVVYADAGGVPQDVLGTLRGKTVLVAVPERLLPQSALNGLDTVRVARDDLYQHALLWARYRNGAFGWGLERGRKDAYANFVLANPADPAFAAAALPLAYRGNYGPLIYTARDVLPPVVDQYFWYFSPDFFDRPSDGPFMNVRVVGPTTSVGYVPQARSDFALETHPYRNQVQGMSGLAVLGWAWVFVGLAGAIWALFAIPARIPDAGFYPRLYWPLAIFVLGPVGLIAFVASYQGRMVNRTQRMPVFVRPPWARAVSATIMGMSVGMAFMIAVMYLLMLNGMPLFTWLSFTPLFWLGSPMAALMWILMVGLAILLSTFLFMGPMLAEMNLQPYWQGVRMAFPTVAVSMIAASVGMFGLAWWWQNWALPDMASAELWLWPTVFWWAAAMGFLTALIPNYWLVRLGRKQGGM from the coding sequence ATGAGCCTGAACGCCCCCTCCGGCACCATGAAGATGACGCCCCCCACCCAGATGACGCCGCTGCGCTGGGTGGCGTGGCTGACCATCCTGACGGTCACGGGCGTGCTGCTGGCTGCCCTCAGCTATATCTGGGTCCTCGCCGCCTTCTACGGGCCGGGCAGTGATCAGGCCAGCCGCATCGGATACTCCCTCAAGAATGCGCAGCGCATTGTGGGAGATACGCCCGCCGCCGCCGCCCGTTCGGTGGCGGCCATGGTGGGCGGCGCCACCCTCGCCGCGCCGGCGGATCCCCTGGCCGCCGCCGCCCTCGCGCCGCTGGCCAGCGCACGGGGGCAGACCCTGGTGTACGGCGGCGGCACGGGCAGCGCCGATGCCCTGGCGGCACAGACGCTCGCGGCGCTGCCGGGCAGCCGCTTTGTGGTTCTCGCCAGCCTTCGGGAACCCGCCTACGCCCTGCCGGCCGCCTACGCCGCCACGCACTTCCGCGTGCCGGTGGTGTACGCAGATGCGGGCGGCGTGCCGCAGGACGTGCTGGGCACGCTGCGCGGCAAGACGGTCCTGGTCGCGGTCCCCGAACGGCTGCTGCCCCAGAGCGCGCTGAACGGCCTGGACACCGTGCGGGTGGCCCGCGACGACCTCTACCAGCACGCGCTGCTGTGGGCGCGCTACCGCAATGGGGCGTTCGGTTGGGGCCTGGAGCGGGGCCGCAAGGACGCCTACGCCAACTTCGTCCTGGCCAACCCGGCGGACCCGGCCTTTGCCGCCGCCGCCCTGCCCCTCGCCTACAGGGGGAACTACGGCCCGCTGATCTATACCGCGCGGGACGTGCTGCCCCCCGTCGTCGACCAGTACTTCTGGTACTTCAGCCCCGACTTCTTCGACCGGCCCAGCGACGGCCCCTTTATGAACGTCCGCGTGGTCGGTCCCACCACTTCGGTCGGCTACGTCCCGCAGGCCAGAAGTGACTTCGCCCTGGAAACCCACCCGTACCGCAATCAGGTGCAGGGCATGAGCGGGCTGGCCGTCCTCGGCTGGGCCTGGGTGTTCGTGGGCCTGGCGGGCGCCATCTGGGCGCTGTTCGCCATTCCGGCGCGGATTCCGGACGCCGGGTTTTACCCCCGGCTCTACTGGCCGCTGGCGATCTTCGTGCTGGGTCCAGTCGGGTTGATCGCCTTCGTCGCGAGCTACCAGGGGCGGATGGTCAACCGCACGCAGCGGATGCCGGTCTTTGTCCGTCCGCCCTGGGCGCGCGCTGTGAGCGCCACCATCATGGGCATGAGTGTCGGCATGGCCTTCATGATCGCGGTGATGTACCTGCTGATGCTGAACGGCATGCCGCTCTTTACCTGGCTGTCCTTTACGCCGCTGTTCTGGCTGGGGTCCCCGATGGCCGCTCTGATGTGGATCCTGATGGTGGGCCTGGCGATCCTGCTCTCTACCTTCCTCTTCATGGGGCCGATGCTGGCCGAGATGAACCTGCAGCCGTACTGGCAGGGGGTCAGGATGGCCTTTCCCACGGTCGCGGTCAGCATGATCGCCGCCTCGGTGGGTATGTTCGGCCTGGCCTGGTGGTGGCAGAACTGGGCGCTCCCCGACATGGCCTCCGCCGAACTGTGGCTCTGGCCCACGGTGTTCTGGTGGGCAGCGGCGATGGGCTTTCTCACCGCGCTGATTCCCAACTACTGGCTGGTGCGCCTAGGCCGCAAACAGGGAGGGATGTGA
- the chrA gene encoding chromate efflux transporter has product MNGLHSSPDAPAQVVSTPPSGHRFLEVLLAFTRLGLTSFGGPVAHLGYFREEFVNRRRWLDEHNYADLVALCQFLPGPASSQVGMALGISRAGLWGALAAWLGFTLPSALILVLFALGVAAVGDLGDAGWLRGLKVVAVAVVAQAVLGMARNLTPDRSRAALALGAAIAVLLVPSAFIQVLVILVAGLVGWRFLPAIGPVTGADLPLALPRRLGAAFLTVFGLLLVGLPFLRETVGGPVLSVFDSFYRAGSLVFGGGHVVLPLLEAEVVPPGWVTHDAFLAGYGATQAVPGPLFTFSAYLGAVSQVGLNRFVAAALALVAIFLPSFLLVAGALPFWNALRARPAVQSALRGVNAGVVGILLAALYTPVFTAAVASPLDFALVLAAFALLEYAKLPPWLVVALSALAGGLLL; this is encoded by the coding sequence GTGAACGGCCTGCATTCTTCTCCCGATGCGCCCGCGCAGGTGGTCTCTACACCCCCTTCGGGACACCGTTTTCTGGAGGTGCTGCTGGCCTTCACCCGCCTGGGCCTTACCAGTTTCGGTGGTCCCGTCGCGCACCTGGGATACTTCCGCGAGGAGTTCGTGAACCGGCGCAGGTGGCTCGACGAGCACAACTACGCCGACCTGGTGGCCCTGTGCCAGTTCCTGCCCGGTCCGGCCAGCAGCCAGGTTGGCATGGCTCTGGGCATCAGCCGCGCCGGATTGTGGGGTGCGCTCGCGGCGTGGCTGGGCTTCACACTGCCCAGCGCCCTCATCCTGGTGCTGTTTGCCCTCGGTGTGGCTGCGGTGGGTGATCTCGGGGACGCGGGCTGGCTGCGCGGCCTGAAGGTCGTCGCCGTGGCGGTCGTCGCCCAGGCCGTGCTCGGCATGGCGCGGAACCTGACGCCCGACCGCTCACGCGCCGCACTCGCCCTGGGTGCCGCCATTGCCGTCCTCCTCGTGCCGAGCGCCTTCATTCAGGTGTTGGTGATCCTGGTGGCTGGCCTGGTCGGGTGGCGCTTTCTGCCCGCCATTGGTCCTGTGACAGGTGCAGACTTGCCGCTCGCCCTGCCCCGCCGCCTCGGCGCGGCCTTCCTGACGGTGTTCGGCCTGCTGCTGGTCGGCCTGCCCTTCCTGCGGGAGACCGTGGGCGGTCCGGTCCTCAGCGTCTTCGACAGCTTCTACCGCGCGGGTTCACTGGTCTTCGGGGGTGGGCACGTCGTGCTGCCGCTGCTGGAAGCGGAGGTGGTTCCGCCCGGTTGGGTCACCCATGACGCCTTTCTCGCTGGGTACGGGGCCACGCAGGCCGTGCCAGGACCGCTCTTTACCTTCAGCGCGTACCTGGGCGCGGTCAGCCAGGTGGGGCTGAATCGCTTCGTCGCGGCAGCCCTGGCGCTGGTGGCGATCTTCCTGCCGTCGTTTCTGCTGGTGGCGGGCGCCCTGCCGTTCTGGAACGCTCTGCGTGCCCGGCCTGCCGTGCAGTCGGCACTGCGGGGGGTGAATGCGGGCGTGGTCGGTATCCTGCTGGCCGCGCTGTACACGCCAGTGTTCACAGCTGCCGTGGCATCCCCGCTCGACTTCGCGCTGGTGCTCGCTGCGTTCGCGCTCCTGGAGTACGCCAAGCTGCCGCCATGGCTGGTGGTGGCACTCTCGGCCCTGGCAGGCGGGCTGCTGCTGTGA
- a CDS encoding PadR family transcriptional regulator: MLRDFLLGFVKIHILYHAAHEPIYGVAMLEELARHGYRLSPGTLYPMLHGLARDGYLAQEERVVGGKVRKYYILTELGHAALREARQKVRELTREVLDDSSAHPLPHPEEHP, from the coding sequence ATGCTGCGAGACTTCTTGCTGGGCTTTGTCAAAATCCACATCCTCTACCACGCCGCCCATGAACCCATCTACGGCGTTGCCATGCTGGAGGAGCTGGCCCGCCACGGGTACCGGCTCAGTCCCGGCACCCTCTATCCGATGCTGCACGGCCTCGCCCGGGATGGGTACCTCGCCCAGGAAGAGCGTGTGGTGGGCGGAAAGGTCCGCAAATACTACATCCTCACGGAACTCGGCCACGCGGCTCTGCGTGAGGCGCGGCAGAAAGTCCGCGAGCTGACGCGCGAGGTCCTCGACGACAGTAGCGCTCACCCGCTGCCCCACCCCGAGGAACACCCGTGA
- a CDS encoding IS701 family transposase: protein MSLPAWFMSIIGAFTPVFSRRVWPHVQLLLIGAILTLGQRTVTAALRVLGLADEAQFVTYHRVLHRARWSNLHTSRILLRLLIHTFVPQGPLVLGLDDTIERRTGAKIKAQGIYRDPVRSSHSHFVKASGLRWLSLMLLVPIPWAQRVWALPFLTALTPSERFHQQRGRPHKKLTDWARQMLRQVQRWVPDRPLVVVADSAYTVIAWLHDLQQHRPIAVITRLRLDAALYEAAPERQAGQMGRPRLKGKRLPTLAARLADVSTTWQRVQVVRWYGEGSRTVEIASDTAVWYHTGLPPVSIRWVLIRDPLGKFAAQALLSTDVQLAPLQILEWFVQRWQLEVTFEEVRAHLGVETQRQWSDLAIARTTPVLLGLFSLITLLAHERWKDTEMWVRRAAWYDKTLPTFVDALAEVRRALWKVETFRTSPTADDLVQVPRSLVDRLTDALCYAA, encoded by the coding sequence ATGTCGTTGCCTGCGTGGTTTATGTCGATCATTGGCGCTTTCACGCCCGTGTTTTCGAGACGCGTCTGGCCTCACGTTCAACTGCTGCTGATCGGGGCGATTCTGACACTGGGCCAGCGAACAGTGACCGCGGCGTTACGTGTTCTGGGCCTGGCTGATGAGGCGCAGTTCGTGACCTATCACCGCGTACTCCACCGGGCGCGCTGGTCAAATCTACACACCAGTCGGATTCTGCTGCGGTTGCTGATCCACACCTTTGTTCCCCAAGGACCGCTGGTCCTTGGGCTGGATGACACGATCGAACGCCGCACAGGTGCCAAGATCAAGGCTCAGGGGATCTACCGTGATCCGGTCAGGTCAAGTCACAGTCACTTCGTCAAAGCCAGCGGACTCCGCTGGCTCAGTCTGATGCTGCTCGTTCCCATCCCCTGGGCGCAGCGCGTTTGGGCACTGCCCTTTCTGACGGCCCTGACCCCTTCGGAACGGTTCCACCAGCAACGCGGACGACCGCATAAGAAATTGACCGACTGGGCGCGTCAGATGCTCCGCCAGGTACAACGCTGGGTACCGGACCGACCCCTGGTGGTGGTGGCTGACAGCGCGTACACCGTGATCGCGTGGTTGCATGACCTTCAGCAACACCGGCCCATTGCCGTCATCACCCGTTTACGGCTGGACGCCGCGCTTTACGAGGCTGCTCCTGAACGTCAAGCGGGGCAAATGGGCCGTCCACGCCTCAAAGGCAAGCGCTTGCCCACTCTGGCTGCCCGACTTGCTGACGTCAGCACCACCTGGCAGCGGGTGCAGGTCGTCCGCTGGTATGGCGAGGGCAGCCGAACCGTCGAGATCGCGTCGGATACGGCGGTGTGGTACCACACGGGCTTGCCGCCCGTATCGATCCGTTGGGTCTTGATTCGTGATCCCCTGGGCAAGTTCGCGGCACAGGCGCTGCTCTCGACCGACGTGCAACTGGCACCACTTCAAATTCTGGAGTGGTTCGTGCAGCGCTGGCAGCTTGAGGTCACCTTCGAGGAAGTGCGTGCTCATCTGGGCGTGGAAACCCAGCGGCAGTGGTCCGACCTCGCCATCGCCCGGACCACGCCCGTCTTGCTGGGCCTGTTCTCCCTCATCACCTTGCTGGCCCACGAGCGCTGGAAGGACACCGAGATGTGGGTGCGCCGTGCGGCCTGGTACGACAAGACCTTACCCACCTTCGTGGATGCGCTCGCCGAGGTTCGGCGAGCGCTGTGGAAGGTCGAGACTTTTCGAACATCCCCTACAGCCGACGACCTCGTACAAGTCCCGCGCTCGCTCGTAGATCGCCTCACAGACGCGCTTTGCTACGCGGCCTGA